In the Anolis sagrei isolate rAnoSag1 chromosome 1, rAnoSag1.mat, whole genome shotgun sequence genome, GTGCTATAATAACGTGCGTTCAAGCAGTTTATGAGTGCTATGCTAGAGCAAGTGGAGGGGAGGGGAGTGTTTAAGCTCTGCAGCCATCCTTGACATATTTGGAGGAGGTAATCgggaaacaacaaaacaaagactGCCCTCTATTccatactctctctctctttctctctctctctccccaagaTGGGCCAGATGTTTCTTTCTTGTCACACTGCACCTCCCTCCCCTGAATCACGGTAATCCACCACCTGGCCATAATTTCTCTTTAGGGCTCATCAATGGATTTGCGCTATTGATGGTGTCttgtctccttccctcttctccttcccaaCAGCTCCAAAGGGGGTTCTGGTGTCATCCCTGGGCAAGGAACACAAATGGCTACTTTGGATGTTGCCAATGTTCTCAGAACATAAAAAAAAACTGTTCATAAGCACAGTGAGCAAAACAGGGACCGACAGGGCAGGTTAGGGAAAAACAAGCCCTTTACAGATGGCCGTAACTACAATAACAGTCCACATGGGGCAGGTATAGGAGCATCTAATGGTCCATTAAAGCATGAAATCATGCCAACGTATCATTCAGAAGAAATACAACAACCATTTTATATTAAGATCACAACATTTGCTTCTGTTTCTTTCAAACTCTCCCTCTCCCACCCGCCCCTCTGATTCCATCAATATTCTACCCTGGAAGTGCTATAGGCCATTTGTGATTCTTCTTTTttcataatatatatatgtacattatgTTTAACATCAAGAGGAAGGGCTAATCTTTCCATAAGCAGGTAGCCTGCTACTtccatcttcatttttttttagaCCTTAGAGGTGATGGTGGTCATTTGTACGTTTGGTCACTTAAATACCTGTGTATGAGAATATATTAAACCGTTTTCTTTTCTTGCGCTTCCCACTGGTTTCATCCAAAGCAAATGGCTGGCGAACAGAAGGGAAATGGCTAGTAGGCCATCCACATGTCTCAATCGAACAAATGTACACTCCCCTTCGGCTACTGCTTTCCTCCTCCCAGCTGAATCATGCaacttgcgtgtgtgtgtgtgtgtcgctaTGTGTACGTGTGCTTGTGTCCTTGGGTGTGTGGGTGGGATTTAAGGTACTTCATAGCATTAGTTTATAAGTGGTAGCATATTTTAGTGTTCTAGATCCACAAACCGCCACTGTCCTGACAACAGAGTGAAATGATATACGTCTTTGTTGTCCTTGTTGTTGCTGCCTCTGCAGTGATTTAAATATCCATCCATGCCTGGAAGGAAGAAATACAGCCAAAAACACCCTCTGCTTCCATTCAGTTTTGGaattttctctccccccctcccctatttccctcccctttctgatGCACAGCCCTCCAAATCAGGCGCAGCCACATTCTTCCACAATCATATTGGGAACGTCCCTCTTCACGATGTTGTATTCATCGTCAAAGTACAGCATGGAcattgtgctaagtttggttggGATGCAACAGGAGTTCACGGTCCCTGGGTTGAGCCCTCGCATGCGGTACTGATTCACAACTGCGGTGTGAAAAGAGGAAGCTGAGCCTGGGACGCCGGCCAAGTAGGACGGGCAGCTCCCTTCACAGTAATTCCCAAAGTAACCCAATGGCGCTATGATCCAGTCATTCCACCCAATGAgtttgaagtcaatgtaaaactGTTGCCTGCAACATAAATTGGTCCTGCCATCGCACTCCAAGCCTCTTTTCCGGATTCTGTGCTTGTTGTCAGCCAGCCGGGCTTGCACGACTAGAAAGGGCCTGTGAGATTCATCCCCAGGGTCCACGTAAATTGGCAGCACTGAATACTCTTCACAGGCCTCACACTGAATATCCAAGTTCAGCCTTCTCTCCCCTTTCTCAAACAGAGCCTGGATTGCTTCTGTCATGGGAAATGTGTGCCAGCCACTTCTTTTGAGATCAACTTTCTTTTCAACCACATTCCACTTGTTGCTAGTGTCCGAGTCTTGGAAATACACTTTGACTCTTACTTTTCGCCGGCTGCCTTTCTCCAAGACATATGGAAGCAGCTTCAAGTAAAGCCACAGGCTGGCTTGAACCACAAACAAATTCTGATTCCCTTCGTTGGAAATGAAGAAATAGAGACGCATTCTGGAGGAGGCCAAGTCATCTAAGATAACAGGaaaaaaagatggaaggagaagaaaataacATTAAATTCAAAAGAAATGGGTTCTCTTTCCCCAAcccccttacacacacacacacacacaccaagtgaAATAGCTGCATCACATTATTAAGTGCCTAAAATAACATACATAAATGACTGAATCAGAAAAAACAACAATCAGCTATAAATTGCAAAGTAAACTCGGTGCATGTACCTGTGTTTAAAAACCCATTTCAAAGGAAGCTCCAAGAGAGAAACTAATCAGGCTTTTGGGATGTGGGGCGGGGAAGAACGCCAGAGCCTTAGAAATCAGTATACAAGCAATTAAGGTCCAATAAATTGAGAGGCATGAAAGGAACCCTATGAACACCTGGATAAGTGctaattaggtttttttttttaagtgtcaGCCTGGCAAAGACAACCTTCATGTATAATTTTCCCAGAAAGCACAGACTGTTAGCAATGAGGGAATGGGGTGTGTGCTTTTTTGCACAGAAAGGATTGGGTTACAATTTAGATTTAATTCGGTAATCTCACCCAGTGGCCCATGACACCAAGGAACTCATCTACTTCACTAAGGCTGGGTTCTTAGCTGGGTTTGTCAATCTGAGCCTGAACAGCTTCATTTCGGGCAGTAGGGTGAAAGCACCCACAAACATATGCAATTCAATTACAGGGAAAgctttaagctttcctgtcttcttgagCTGCTATCTTTCTATAGGCTGAATCTTTTGGGGATGGCAGCAAAGCAAGGGGAAACGGTTAGCTCCCACCTATATTCTCACATGGTACAAAGTTTGCCATTCTAGCTATAACTTGCCAAGGGGGGAGAGCTTGGGCAGCTTTGATAGTTGTGTAGAAGAAGGAAAATTCAGCAGATGTTGATACTTTGTCTTCCACACAACTCTTAGACGTGCAGAAGCCTCTTTGGCATTTGGCCATCAGGAACAATGGGCCTGATAGAGCTTCTCCTCAGGGGAATTTTAACTGACATTCCTAGCATAACACCATTGAGTTACTACAGCATTTCTTACTCATGGGTCCTACTGTTTCTGCTAGTATGAGTTAcaataagccagtggttctcaacctgtgggttcccagatattttggcattcaactcccagaaatcctaactgctgataaactggctgggatttctgggaattgtaggcccaatcacctggggacccacaggttgagaaccactgcaataagcAATGCTGAACTACACACAGtgtttctacacacacacacaaacccaggtCCTCATCAAAGACTGCAAGAAGAAATAATATCTGACTGCCATATATTCATAACACAAGTGATAAATGGAGGAAGCACTGATACCTCCCAACCCACTGATACACATGGCACTGATATATCTCAACCCAAATACCTCCAACCCAAAGGTTGAAATCCTGAACACACTAATCTGGGAATGAGTCACATTCAACTCAAATACTTTCTACTCAGTAAACATGCAAAGGATCCAAATGATTCTGTGTTTACTGAATATTCTTCATTCCATTTAATTCAATTCCACTTCCTGCAATATACTAATAAAGCAAACCTCAATGATGGCTAATAGTAATCAGTgagtttctctctccctctccccctatATATATGAATGCATTTTATCATGATCAGAGGAGCAGTTACGCATAACTTGAGTTTTCTGACAGCATGATAGACAGAATACTACTGTCTATTATGTGTGTTgctattaatatttaattaatttttatcccCTTTTCAACCAGTTTTGGACCAATACTGACCTCCATTGGACTGGGATACCTGCTCTAGAGAGGAGAATgtgcagctctccagatgtttgctGGATTACAGCTTCCATCACAGGAAGATaggagtccaaaaacatctggaaagcttgATTTGCACAGGACATGGAAACTTGAACAAGCAAGCAAGGCTAAAATAGCCTGAGCTGTGGCATACAGATAATAAAGTATAAATAAGTGAAATTGCTCCtccagaaaaagaaaaccaatgaGCTTAAAGTGCCCTTCTGCTCACATCGTGGTTTCATACTTTCTTCCACAAGGCCTGCTAAAAATGCAACTGCTTGGATATCTGTCACAGACCTCCTGTGTTGAATGTAAAGCCAGAACTCTCcctggaagccaagatgactaaactgagactgttggACTTATCATAAGACGTggctcactttaaaaaaaaggcaAGAATGCTTAGCAAGTTGGAAGGGATGAGGATaagaggaagatcacattacAGTTAGATAGACCCAATCAAGTAAACCACAGctctgaatctgcaagacctgagcagggtggCTGAGGAAAGtgtgacttggaagtctctcattcatatgaTCACCATAAATAGAAGTTGACTTGACAACAGTTAACATGCTGAACTCATTTGTGGCACTGTTTGTCCATACCATCAGAGGGGGCCAAGTAAAGCCCTCCAGACCCTTATtgagctgcaactcccagcatttcctCGCCACTGATTATGATagtatgagagttgtagtccaataaggGTTACCATTTGCTCATAAACTAAGAATATAACTTCGTAGACCTTGACTGTTCACAGTTCAGCACCCAGAATCCTTGGCTACTGACTCCTGAGAGTTGGATTCAAAAACTTTTGAATGGTCAAAGGTTGACTCCTGCTGACCTAGACTTCCTTGCTATGTCCTGTGTCTACAGGCTGCAGAGGAGAAAGGCTTGTCCGCCATTGCCTCTCTCTGATGGGACTCCTACAAATCACAAGTTGGACTTTCAGGTTTCTTTTAGACATCAATgccatgtggcggcaaaaaaagccaatgggattttggcctgcatcaataggagcatagtgtctagatgaaGGGGAAGTAatgcaacccctctattctgccttggttagaccacacctggaatattgtgtccaattctgggcaccataattgaagagagatattgacaaactggaatatgtccagaggagggcgacgaaaatgatcaaggatctggaaaacaagccccatgaagagtggcttaaagagctgggcatgtttagcctgaagaagaaaaggctgagaggagacatgatagccgtgtataaatatgtgagaggaagtcacagggaggagggagcaagcttgttttctgcttccctggagacgaggacacgGAACattgtcttcaaactacaagaaaggagattccatctgaacattaggaagaacttcctgactgtgagagctgttcagcagtggaaccctctgccccggagtgtggtggaggctccttctttggaagcttttaaacagaggctggatgaccatctgtcaggggtgctttgaatgcaatattcctgcttgttggcagggggttggactggatggcccatgaggtctcttccaactctatgattctatgattctatgatttgagaaCTACTGTCTCTGATGCACACATTAGTGGACTGGTGATGACTGTGGAGGTGATAGATCTACAATATTGGAGGAGAAAACTCTGATTCCAGTGTGGACAAATCACAGGTGTGTAAAGAGATGCTCTGTTTCAAGGTCCTGCCCTCATGTGTTCCTTGAGATGGACAGAAATCCTTTCAGTGCTGGCCAACTCAAGGAACAGATAATCTAAATTAGTGGGATTTAGATTATCTGTAGCGACAAAGTCCTATTCATATCGATGAATATGCTCTAGGTAGGTAAGATTGAATTGGACTAAGCCCATAGTCTAGAAATGACCCACAAGTTGATTATAAAGACACAAGAGAATCTGGAAAAACAAGATGGATATAGCAGAGAAATGCATTTGGATAGACATTGctgatgagaagaaagaaaaataaactaaATGCCATATGTAATATTTTGGGTGAATGAGAAAATGCAGAAGAGGTTACTGCATACAGTAAATGAATGTCTGAGGCAAGAAACACATGGATACATTCTGAATTGATTTACTGTTATGTGCATGCGCTGGATGAACAGAATGTAGATGGATGAGCATGGAAGACACAAATAGAAAACAATGCAGAGGTGGCACTTTAAGGACAACCTCATAAATGAAGGGATAGATGGATGAGATTCCCAAGGGAGCAGTTTACAAAATGGGGTTTAAGATTATACAGAAAGCATACGACATGAAACAGAGTTAGAGGAAATGAGACAGAGACTGGAGAAGAGGAGCTGCATGGCAAAAACGAAGAGAAGAATATGTGGTATGGCAATGGCTGCACTCTCAAATACAAGTCTGCTCAAGCTCTGAGATGGAACAGGTCCTTATCTTTGTCCTGTCATCCTCCCAGACATTTCTGGAGGGAAcacaggacagggccttctcagtggctatgGGACTCGCTTCTTAGACAAGGCCCCTTCTTGCCATCCTTcaagtgtggcaggggatggctgaaTGACAAAAAGGTCACATAATATTATGGATGGGAGAACAGATGTTCTCTAGGTCACTGGAACATGGAAGATGTGGGAAATGGCAAGCAGTTGCACTGAATGAACCAATATGGGTGGCATGAGAGATGGATTGTACACATGCATGAAGTATGACAGAAGTATCTGAGGAGCAACGATGTAGAAATGATCACAGTGGTGAGAGAATGGCTGCAACAGACAGAGTGACACACGCACAGGAAAGCAGATGAACAAGCTAGCTGGATTTGATGGGTTGGATGCTAAACTAGTCCATATGGGTGCTGTACTGCCTGGATTGATAAGAACAGGAATAGATTTACAAGATAAGAAGCCACAAggtaaaaggaagggaggagccAGAATCCAGCACGGAAGTCACTGGATTGAGCATGCAATTTCTCCTGGCCAATTTGGGAAGAACTGAGAGGGATGGGACAAAACAGACAAAGCAGGAGTATCCAATCTGCCAAACAGGCACCTGAGAGCCAAGGTGATCAATGCGTTCAGCCTTGGCTTTACAAGGCAAAGGGgcaaaagacaaaaggaagagaacAGTCCAAATCCAGCATGGGACTGAGTAAGCAATTTGGCCTGTCTAGGAGAGGCCCTGAAACATCAAAAATCAAGAAGGATGGAACAAGATGAACAAACCAAACAGGCACCTGAAAGCTAAGAGCATCAATGAAACCAGGCAATGGGGGAAAGCAAGGTCTGGACAAGAAGCTATTGGGCTGAGTAAGCAATCTGGCCGGTCTAGGGGCTGCCCTGAAATAAGTCAAGTTGGGAAGAACCAAGAGGGATGGGACAGGACATACAAACCTGATCTGCCAAACTGACCATCTGCCTGGAGCTGTCATACCCTGACAATGAGCTCCCCATGCTCTGTTGTCACTTTTAGTAGTACACTATCATCACAGGCACTCCAAATTCCAAGCGAGGTCTTTCAACCCATATCGTAACTGTTTTCTTGCCAACTACTGGGAGATTAATAGTTTCTGAAGTTCTCTGCAGAGGAGTCCTCCCCAGGGAAAGCCAACAATGCCGAGGGAAGCAGGAAGTGGATGGAGGTCTGGCTCCTAGGACTCTCCAGgtttgtgtggggtgagcagTGAAGGGCAGGTGAGAGCAGGGCAAGTGCGGGAGGATGAAGAAGAACCAAGGTAAGGACAGAAGAACCAAGATAAACGGGACAAGGCAGACAAACCAGGGTATCTGACCTGCCAAACCACCCATGgacagccacggagaaggccttctcttctG is a window encoding:
- the INHBB gene encoding inhibin beta B chain is translated as MALGAAGRGFPVLALWALLCLLAPPASASPTPPGAAPQDTCTSCGFRRRASPELEAGQGLEGGDPAAAAAAAAEGVDGDFLEAVKRHILSRLQMRERPNITHAVPKAALVTALRKLHAGKVREDGRVEIPSLDGQASPGAPAQQPSSEIISFAETDDLASSRMRLYFFISNEGNQNLFVVQASLWLYLKLLPYVLEKGSRRKVRVKVYFQDSDTSNKWNVVEKKVDLKRSGWHTFPMTEAIQALFEKGERRLNLDIQCEACEEYSVLPIYVDPGDESHRPFLVVQARLADNKHRIRKRGLECDGRTNLCCRQQFYIDFKLIGWNDWIIAPLGYFGNYCEGSCPSYLAGVPGSASSFHTAVVNQYRMRGLNPGTVNSCCIPTKLSTMSMLYFDDEYNIVKRDVPNMIVEECGCA